The Engystomops pustulosus chromosome 2, aEngPut4.maternal, whole genome shotgun sequence genomic interval GCATGCCGAGTGTCTGTATGAAAAAATATGAGGGAACCCCGTAAAGCAGTACTAATGCAAGGCATGGAGGCTCACTGGTGGATCTAACTGTTCAtctgtgggccagtccgagcccGGATACAGGAAGACAAAACACATGTAGAGTTTAAATTTGCAGTTTCAATTGCAGCACATGGGGTAGAACTTGCAGCTAATGTGCCTTAAAACATGCAGCTATTTATAAAGATAAATTTATCAAGTCTGGTAAGCCAGATCTCTGGTGtagaagccttgaaataatcacaattccttgcaTACCCCTGGGAGGGGGTGGTGTAAAAGAGGGTACCCAGCAGGGCTTCCTGTTCCGTATGCAATCTTTAGCCTGTGCCCAGCTGCCAGATATAACAGGTGACCAGAGCCTCTCAATGTGCTATCATGTGATCAATTCCATGTTATTGTCTTCATGTTTATATTAACAAGGATTTAACAAACAAAGAAAATTGGTAAGATTTCTTAAAACTTTTATTAATGAGGCAATTTACAGGCAATTTAAGTGtgcaataaaacaaaatggataCACAAACCAAGAACATCTCTGGCTAATACAATGTAACCAGACATCTCTCTACATACAAAACACAAACGTGAAGGGCTTTCACAGTTCAAAGTAATTTGGCAGATGAAAGTCTACAGTTAGGCGTGTTACGTGAGTCACACAAATTCAAAATTCAAGCCACATCCTGAAATAAAACAATAATCCATCTATATAGAACACTTTATATACCTACTTTTCAGAGGTCTGAATGGTACCCCAGCACCAACAAGCAGCTGGTTAATTCacatattaaataaaatgtttcctGAAGAATGGGAAAACATTAGCAAAAGAAGTGGATATTTTTATGTTGTAATTTTCGTATATTGTAATATTTAACACATCACAAAACTAGAGTAGAACATTAAGAAGTGCTTTACATTGTAATCTCCCTTTCAATATGTGCCAGAGGGATTGCCGTAGCatacaaatatacagtaaaaCTCCATTGTACCACCgagttatattttagtttttattcaATAATATTTAACTTAAAACTATGCATTAGGTGTTAATCTTCACATGGCAGTTATTAGGTTTTTCAGGTTGAGATGAATTGccatttcaagaaaagaaaactaCTAAAATAAGATCACACTGTCAGAAAGTGTGCAGTGTAACTATGAATTACCTTTCAGTTCAATGTACACAGTTTATTCCTTTAGTATTCCCAGTTTTTTCAAGGCCTCTTTTCGGTGTTCTTCAGAAGTCCCCTTAGGAGTAATCTTAACACTAGTAATGGGGGCAGATTGGCGAGCTGGCCTTGAAAAGAAAGATCGCTTCTCAGTCACTTCTCCATCTGCTGTAGCTGCTTCCAGGTTGGCAAAGTCTGCTCCAGTGCCAAGGGATGCTGGCCTAGGCCTATTACTTCGCAAGAAATTTCCTGAAAACAGTGGTTTTTTGAAGAAGGAGGTGCTGGCTTTTTGAGATTCCTTTTCAATGCTAGACATAGATCCACTAAGACCCACCCCAGACCGTTCCAATGTGTTTGCCTTGATGTTTATATGTCTAAGACCAGGAACTGAGCCTTGGGGAAAGCGCAAGTATGGTTCATTGAGAGGTTCAAAATGAGTGCTGTGGCGGTTGCTTTTATCAAGAACTTTATCATTTCCTTTTACTGTGGATTCTGTCTTATGATGAAGCTCCTTTGGCCGGGGAAAGCCAAAGGATTTTCCAGGGCTAGTACTAATTTGGCTTAAATTTTCAGAAGAACCCAATTTTTCCTCAGGTTTTTCACCTATATGTAAATGCTCCGTTGGTTTGAGTACGGGTACAGGATAAATTTGTGGAAGGACAGTTCCTTTTTCTGCATGGTTTGTTATTAATGTTGATGAACTTCTATCACAATCTTGCTTTGGACCCTTTAGAGGTGGTCCACTGTGTAATTCATTAACTGCATGATTGTTTGCATTATCAGATGTCACATCTAGTTTGGACTGGGTACGCAATTGTGATGATGCATTTTCCATAGCGTTTCCTTCAATGTTCTTAGTGGAACTTTTAGGACCAGTCTGAACCTCATTTAAGGGCTTTGGCTGCTGAATTACCAAGTCATCTGCTTTTTCTTGAGCATTTACCTTAATGCTGGTTCTATTCCTTCCAAAACCACTACTTTTAGAAGGTTGCTGTGGGGGTATTTTCACAGGAGAATCTTTCTTTCCAGTCATAGGTTCATCTTTTTCTAATGAGTTCGATTTTGCACTAAATCTGTTTCTGCTCAACCTTTCATTTCTTACATCATCGGTCTTATGAATAATAATTGAAGGTGCTGCAGAGCTAGTCCCCATTGATTCTTGCTCATGAGCATCACTTTTCCTAATAACATCATTGTGGCCTTGGTCACCTACACTTTGTGCTGGAGACTGATCAGTCTTTGATGACCTCATTGAAATATTTTCCTGTGAACTTGATTTAACATCCAATCCTAATTTTTGCAATGCCTCAAGCCTTGCACGCTCTTGTTCCTTAGAATGAGGAACTTTTGGAATTGTAGGTTCATGAGATTTGTGATCTGCCATGATCCGATCATGTGCTGAATAtgttctttgtctcatctgtggGTCTAGATTGGATACTACTCCTGAGCTCGACTTTATTATTATGTGGGGTGGCAGTGTGCGTGGCTTTGGTGCTGTTGGTGGGCCTTGTTTGCTATCGACTGATTTTTCTTGAGTCAGGCCAACACCATCTTGTGAATTTGGGGACGAGACCCTTGGAAGCATTGATGGTATTGGCGTACTACATGGTCTTACAGGTTGTATCTCTTTATATTCAGAGATTGTGGCTGGTCTTAATACCACTTTGTCAAATCTTATTTCACGCGAGTCAGTGGGATCAGTAACAGAGCGTCTCTTATCTATAATAacttgaggatctctgaatggtTCAGGTGGTGGTATAATCAGGAAATCAGATATGCTAGGTTCTGCTGTTTCAGGTCTGTTAATTGTAGATATGCTTTTAGGTTTCCCATGCCATGACTTGGCTTGGTCAGAATTGGAATCTGGGGGCTTAGATTCTGTTGTATGTTTCGTTGTTTCCTCCCGAGACACTTGTACTATTCTTGGAAAACTATGGTATCCCTGGGGGACTCTGGGAACAGAGGCCCATTCTTCCAATTTTGGAAATGTTGTATTCATTGGTCTTGTTTTATCATTACCTgcataaataaaaattctaattatgTTGTGTTCAGTAAAATgtttaattattttctttatatacccACACATACCAAACACTACTTTACTTCACCTACTAgcataatatacatacataatatttAGACAAAAATTGTTTTATCAATAACTAATGCAGAAGATTAAAATACAAAGCAATAATGGATATTTCTAGGACTTAATGTTCCAAACTGCATAGTACATAATGTATAAAGAAGGGAGGATCCTTATGACGTGATGGTAAATGAAATTTTTGGGTGTTTAATCACACCCTGGCAGATATATTTAGAAGTCTCATACCTCTGCAATTTGTCACATAGGCTTTCTGAACAACATGATATGCACCTTATGTAAGACTTCACAGCAACACAACATTGTTAAAGGGTTCAACTTTGACAGAGAATGCTCACATGGATTAAAACGACAAAGCTTGTGTGTAGGTGACACACCCTCCAGTCCACACAActtttatcattgtaataatTCCATGACCCTACTGAAATATTCTCTAGCCATGAAATGTATGATAAGTGTCCCAAGCCAAGTAAACTGATTTGAATCAAACTGCTGGTCTACAATTTTTCGATTGGACTGCTGGAAAAACTGTAGAAGAGTAGCCTAGGGATCCCAGCATAGAACATGTATGCACCTATCCTGTGGGCAAAGGAGAACATTTATACACATTATGCCATTATATAATAATCACCTAAAGTGCATCATTTGGACCTTTGGTTCTAATGATGAAAACAGTCTACTGGACAGTGCCATAAAGCATAGATAAGTGATTTAACCTTACCATCTGAAGTTGGAACCTTTATAGTTTCTGCATCTGTATGGCTGGTGGATTTTTCACTCATCTCCAGTTCATCATTGGATACCCCACTATCTTCTTCATTATCCAAAGAATCTATGGTTTCCTCCAGAAACATCAGGCATTCCCGTTCTTCAGCTGAAAGGTGATCATATCCATCTCCACTCTGTAGAACAAAAAGTACTAACTGAAACAAACTGTCAGAtttttttcttctactttttCTAAAGAGGTATATTGTACACTGGGCAAGCATAAAAGTCAGCAACTAATTAAAATGTTCAaatttaaaattttccaataaactttgtgTCAATTTCTTACGGTTTCTATTGTATCAATTCCATTATAAACCTGTTGATGTGTGGTCTATAGTCCACAGCTTCGATTGCCCTCTGTGTtaaaacgagctgtgcacctttgtgaccaaACATGACTAGGAACTGAATTTTATCCACAGGACTTAAACATAGCTGTCATTCTATTGGAAGCTTCTAAGAGAGATTTAGAaattaatatacacacacattttgtacccCTCATTTAAGTGAAAGAAACccccacaatggtcacagaaataatcATAAACTGACAAATGTAAAAAAACGACCAACTGACTTTTGGCCTGCTTTGGTTGTCTGGGGTCTGAAGGGTGCCTTTTCCAGACTGCATGTTTCAGCTCCTTTCAAAGATGCTCAATaggatttaggtcagggctcatAGAAGGCTACTATAGTCCAATATTGTCCTCTTTTCCATTCCTCGGCGTTTTAGGTCATTATCCTGTTGCAAGACCCATGACCTGCGACCAAGAAGAAGCTTTCTGACACTGGGAAGCACATTTCTATCTAGAATCTACCTAGAGATTTTATGGTACCCTGCGCAGAACATAGCAGTCCCAAAACATAACAGAGCCTCTTCCATGTTTCACAGTAGGGCTTTTCAAGATATGCTCTATTGTTCCGTCTGAACATAGAGTGGATGTGCCATgccaaaaagttagattttagtcTTATCTGTCCATAGGACATTTTCCCAAAAGCttggagcagtgatggcgaaccttttggagatagagtgcccaaagaaCAATCAAAAgctacttatatgttgcaaagtgccaacatgacaatgtaaaCAGTAACttcttgatccctgctgtatcacaggtttcaatcgtatgggtgtcctgagttcaccaatacaatagaaagatgaagaACTTGGATTCAGGGTCCCCCTGAAGAGGAACAATCAAGGTTCCCAGAGCAGGTGCTCAACAATAATCTCTGTCCACACtttcttgttcctcctgtagccctagcagccaaggatgttggttTAAAATGGTGCCGAGCATGGCACGCcatgggctgtattggaccgcaggaggaagccctgagtcctgtGTGCCAAACTCCGTGTTGGGATGATGGCCTCtctgccaacagaaagggctcagaggcTTGACAACATGACGTTTTACAAAATTCcagttttgatttttttattatttgttttaagcAATTGTGTCCTCTTTGGTCATCTTCCATTGATTCCACTTTGGCTCAAACTACGACATATGCTGCAGTTTGACATCGATATTCCTTGAGCTTGAAGTTCCCCTTTAAATCACCAAGTTTTTCTAAGCTCTTTTGTTACCATTTGTCATCAAATTTCCTCCTGCGGCCTCATCCAAGGGAGGTTCCATAGAtcttacatttttaaataatatgTGCAACTGTAGTCACAGGAACATTGCACTGCTTGAAGATAGTCTTATAACCTTTACCTTGAACATGCTTGTCTAAAATTTTTCTTCTGAGCTCCTGAGACAACCCTTTCCTTTGCTTCCTCTGGTCCCTTTTAAGCGTTCTACTCTCCATGGTCACCAAACAGCACAATGAGTagctgtagatttttttttgccaattagtGGACAGGCCTTGATTTAACATATCTCTTTGTAtcatcatttctgtccaggcaAGTTTCAagagttttacttttttttttattctgttgaaGCATGGTTGAAAAGTAATGTCTACCTTTCACTTGTTCATTTTCTTAGAAATTTAatctatttttacttttgtcgGATTCGAGTCATTTCTGTGACCAATGTGGGTATTTTTTTTCATTAGGGGCATCAACAATTTTGTCCATGTGTGTACCTTTATTGCACACAACTATGTCAGGCTAGAGCCACATTTCATTTCTCTGATGCAGGTATAATTAATCTGGAGACCTATATCTGCCAATCACTCAGCTTCTTCCCCACTGCTGCCAGCTCTGCATCTAAAGGACACAGATAGAGTTTGCAGATAGAGTGtcctgtagcagctgctatggcagtAGTTCTGCCACTGCTGTTTGTATCTCTTAAGCACTCTACCTCCCTTCTTCATTCACATTGGATAGCTACTATATCAATAGATAATGTCAAGAGATTCTGCC includes:
- the C2H1orf116 gene encoding specifically androgen-regulated gene protein isoform X2: MPEKTLVTRHVGMEALNSVGSTGSCDSMESISSNHSAFSGDGYDHLSAEERECLMFLEETIDSLDNEEDSGVSNDELEMSEKSTSHTDAETIKVPTSDGNDKTRPMNTTFPKLEEWASVPRVPQGYHSFPRIVQVSREETTKHTTESKPPDSNSDQAKSWHGKPKSISTINRPETAEPSISDFLIIPPPEPFRDPQVIIDKRRSVTDPTDSREIRFDKVVLRPATISEYKEIQPVRPCSTPIPSMLPRVSSPNSQDGVGLTQEKSVDSKQGPPTAPKPRTLPPHIIIKSSSGVVSNLDPQMRQRTYSAHDRIMADHKSHEPTIPKVPHSKEQERARLEALQKLGLDVKSSSQENISMRSSKTDQSPAQSVGDQGHNDVIRKSDAHEQESMGTSSAAPSIIIHKTDDVRNERLSRNRFSAKSNSLEKDEPMTGKKDSPVKIPPQQPSKSSGFGRNRTSIKVNAQEKADDLVIQQPKPLNEVQTGPKSSTKNIEGNAMENASSQLRTQSKLDVTSDNANNHAVNELHSGPPLKGPKQDCDRSSSTLITNHAEKGTVLPQIYPVPVLKPTEHLHIGEKPEEKLGSSENLSQISTSPGKSFGFPRPKELHHKTESTVKGNDKVLDKSNRHSTHFEPLNEPYLRFPQGSVPGLRHINIKANTLERSGVGLSGSMSSIEKESQKASTSFFKKPLFSGNFLRSNRPRPASLGTGADFANLEAATADGEVTEKRSFFSRPARQSAPITSVKITPKGTSEEHRKEALKKLGILKE
- the C2H1orf116 gene encoding specifically androgen-regulated gene protein isoform X1, whose product is MYRGSRPCNLCVKILTYLRALIEVTTSLFSDLFWVMPEKTLVTRHVGMEALNSVGSTGSCDSMESISSNHSAFSGDGYDHLSAEERECLMFLEETIDSLDNEEDSGVSNDELEMSEKSTSHTDAETIKVPTSDGNDKTRPMNTTFPKLEEWASVPRVPQGYHSFPRIVQVSREETTKHTTESKPPDSNSDQAKSWHGKPKSISTINRPETAEPSISDFLIIPPPEPFRDPQVIIDKRRSVTDPTDSREIRFDKVVLRPATISEYKEIQPVRPCSTPIPSMLPRVSSPNSQDGVGLTQEKSVDSKQGPPTAPKPRTLPPHIIIKSSSGVVSNLDPQMRQRTYSAHDRIMADHKSHEPTIPKVPHSKEQERARLEALQKLGLDVKSSSQENISMRSSKTDQSPAQSVGDQGHNDVIRKSDAHEQESMGTSSAAPSIIIHKTDDVRNERLSRNRFSAKSNSLEKDEPMTGKKDSPVKIPPQQPSKSSGFGRNRTSIKVNAQEKADDLVIQQPKPLNEVQTGPKSSTKNIEGNAMENASSQLRTQSKLDVTSDNANNHAVNELHSGPPLKGPKQDCDRSSSTLITNHAEKGTVLPQIYPVPVLKPTEHLHIGEKPEEKLGSSENLSQISTSPGKSFGFPRPKELHHKTESTVKGNDKVLDKSNRHSTHFEPLNEPYLRFPQGSVPGLRHINIKANTLERSGVGLSGSMSSIEKESQKASTSFFKKPLFSGNFLRSNRPRPASLGTGADFANLEAATADGEVTEKRSFFSRPARQSAPITSVKITPKGTSEEHRKEALKKLGILKE